A segment of the Frankineae bacterium MT45 genome:
CAGGGCGAGGTGAACCGCGGGCTGCCGGCGATGAAGCTGGTGAAGCACTTCAGCAAGTCGGGAATGCACTGGCAGATCAACGAGGACATCCGCAAGATGGTCACGTTCCGCCAGCTGAACCTCGCTCACGCGCTGCCGGCGATGGGGCAGTTCGACGTGGTCTTCCTGCGCAACGTGCTCATCTACTTCTCGGTGGAGACGCGCCGCGAGATCCTGCAGCGCATCCGGGCCGTCTGCCGTCCGGACGCGTATCTGCTCCTCGGCGGGGCCGAGACGACGATCGGCGTGGACGACAGCTGGGTGCGGGAGCAGATCGGCCGGGTTCCGGTCTACCGTCCGCGCTAGCACCTCGCGCCTTCCCCGCATTCTCCCGGCTTTCCCGAACGCTCCTGCCATTTCGTCGCTCAGACGTCGAAATGGCAGGAGCGTTCGTGCGTGCGGGGCAAGAGTTGGCAGAGGTACGGGTGAAGGTCCTGCGTATTGGGGGCCAGGGGGCACTATGTGCAGGAGATTCGCGGGGGAGGCGCGCTAGTTGGGGAGCGCGGTGGTCCAGGCTTTCGCCAGGGATTGCTTGGTCTCCTCGGCCAGCACGTCGCCGACGACGCTGGCGTGCAGGTGCCCGCTGACGATGTTCCAGATACCCTCCGCGCCGTCGTTGGCGTTGAGGCCGCTCTCGGCGAAGGCTTGCACGGCCAGCAGTTGCGCCGTCGCTGCCGCGTGGACCCGGCCGGTGGTCATCACCGCCCAGGACGTCTCGTGCACTGCGGCGGCCCACGTGTTGACGCCGGAGCCGAGCAGCGAGTTCACCCCACGCAGCCGGATGCAACCGTCCGGCCCGAGGCCGCGCAGATCCTGCAGGATTCGCATGACCGGCAGTGCGCAGGGGCCGACATTCGGGGCACGCTGGGGGAGTTCGGTGCGCACCCGGTCCAACGGGGCCCGCAGCCGGGTGGCGAAGGCCTCGTCGAGCTCGGCCACCCACTCGGCGGCGACGGCGTCGACCAGGGCGTTGGCGGCCCGGCGGGCGTGGTCGGGATCTACGGAGGCGCCCCGCTGGAACTCGGTCTCGCCCATCGGGAACGGAGATCCGGGAGTGCACCAGCCCAGCACGTCACGACGGATCAGCTGTTCGAGCACGTCGATGTCGATGATCATGCTGTGCAGCAGGGCATCCACCGCGCTGGCCAGTTGCTCAGACGGGGTACGCGAAGGGTCGGTGGGGAGCGGATCGGCCGCTCGGGTTCGGGCGCCGCGGACGTCACTATCCGCGGTGTGCGAACGCCGGGTCTCCCGTATGCCGCGCAGTGGACGCGCCAATGGGTCGGAGGCGACTGCGCGAGCCCGCCAGAGCCCGAATCCGGGGTCGGCGTCGGAGTCGGAGTCAACGGCGAAGAGCGCGAGGTCCGACGCCTCGAGACTCAGCCCGAGCAGCAGGATCTCGGCCACCGCACAGCCGTGCGGGTGGCGCACCAGATCGAAGCCGATGATCGGCGCGCTCACTAGAGAGATCGACATGAATCACCAATGATCAAGATTGAAATCCAGTAGCCCATCGCGTCGATCAGCCTACTGGCCCGGCCACCGTAAGGCGGCTCGGATGGCACGGGTCAGCCGGCTGGATCAGGCGGCGGCCGGCTCGGCGCTGACGTCGAGCGCCCGCTCGACGTTCAGCACGAGCAGCAGTCGCCCGTCGAGCTTGTAGGCACCGGTGATCAGCTCGCGCAGCGCACCGTGCAGGGTCTCCGGCGGGGCCTCGAACTGCGACTCCTCGACCTCGATCACGTCGCCGATGCTGTCGACCAGCAGGCTCCAGACCTCGTTGTGGAAGCAGACGACGACGTTCATCGACGGCCGCTCCTCGACGGAGGTGGCGACGCCCATCCGCAGCCGCAGGTCTAGGGCGGTGACGACCTGGCCCCGCAGGTTGATCAGTCCGGTGACGTACTTCGAGGCGCCCGGAGCCGGCGTGCGCGTCTGCTCCATCAGCACCTCCTGAACCTCACCGACGGGGACTGCGCAGAGGTAGTCGCCGAGGTGGAAGGTCGCCAGCAGGGTGGCCATCAGTTGGCTCCGATCAGGTCGTAGTTGTCGCCCGAGAACTGCTGTTGGTCGGCGAAGTACTCGCCGGTGAAGGCCGCGCCGGAGGCGGCGTCCTCGGCGAAGAACATCGGATCCGCGGCGAGGATCGCTGCCCGCACATCGAGCATCTCGGTGACCCGGTCGCGGATGACCGCCGAGCCGATGAGGCCGATGTCCTCCACGTCGCTGTGCACGACCGAGCTCTCCGGAACGATGTCGACGATCTCGCCGACGGCCAGCGCGACACTGCGGCCGTGAGCGGAGTAGACGACGCCGGGGATGGTCTCGCGGTCGTCGTTGAAGCCGCTGCCGAGGTGCTCGGAGAGGCGGACCAGCGGCATGATCGCGCCGCGGTAGCGGACCACGTCGCGGCGTCCGACCCGCTCGATGCTCTCGGCCGGGAACTGCTCGAGGCGGGTGACCACGTCGAGCGGAACCGCAACCCGTCGATCGCCGCCGAGGGCGACCACCAGCAGCTGGCGCTCCGAGGAACCGGCACCGGCGCCACGGCTGCGCTGGCTCTGGGCACTCTCATGGGAGTCGACCGTGCGCAGCCGGCGCCGGGCCAGGCTCTGCACGTCCAGGATCAGCGAGACCGCACCGTCGCCGAGGATGGTCGCTCCGGCATAGAGGCCGAGCTCTTTCAGCGCGCTGGAGAGCGGCTTGACGACGATCTCCTCGGTGTCGAGGACTCGGTCGACGACCAGGCCGAAGCGGCGGTCGTCGGCCTCGAGGACGGCCACCACCAGGGTGCCCACCTCCTCGTCGGCGACCCGCTTGAGCTTGAGGGCCTCGTCGAGACGGACCAGCGGCAGCAGCGAGCCACGGAGGCGATATACCTCAGCGCCGGCCATGTTCTCGACTCCGGCCGAGCTGCGCTCGTCCAGGCTGACCAGCTCCAGCAGGTTGACCTGCGGGATGGCGAAGCGCTGCCCCGCGCACTCGACGGTGAGCGCCGGGACGATCGCCAGCGTCAGCGGGATGCGCAGGCGCCAGGCGGTGCCGACACCGACGGTCGAGTCGACATCGATGGAGCCGCCGATGCGCTCGATGTTCGTGCGCACCACGTCCATGCCCACACCGCGCCCGGAGACGTTGGTGACGGCCGAGGCGGTGGAGAAGCCGGGGACGAAGACGAGCTGCAGGATGTCGTTCGGGCCCATGGCGTCGAGCTGGGCCTGGGTGACGATGCCCTTCTCGACGGCCTTGCGACCGAGTACCTCGGGGTCCAGGCCCTTGCCGTCGTCCTTGATCTCGACCAGGATTTGGCCGCCCTCGTGGGCCGCGCGCAGGGTGAGGACACCGGTGGTGTCCTTGCCGGCGGCGCGGCGCGTCTCGGGGTCTTCGATGCCGTGATCGATGGCGTTGCGCACGAGGTGGGTCAGCGGGTCCTTGACCGCCTCCAGCAGCGTGCGGTCGAGTTCGGTGTCGCCACCCTCCATCTCCAGACGGACGGTGCGGCCGAGCTGCGCGCTGAGGTCCCGTACGACTCGCGGGAGCTTGGACCAGACGTGGTCGATCGGCTGCATGCGGGTGCGCATGACACCCTCCTGCAGTTCACCGGCCACCAGGTTGAGGCGGTGGCAGGCGCGGGCCAGTTCGTCGTCTTCGATGGTGCCGGCGCGCTGCACGATCTGGTTGCGGGCGAGCACCAGCTCACCGACCAGGCGCATCAGCTGCTCGAGCAGGGTCACGTCGACGCGGATCGTCGAGTCACCGATGCCCGGGCGGCCATCGGCCTCGGCCGGGGCAGCGCTGTTCGGGTTGGTCTTGGCGACCGCAGCCTTGGCCGGCGTTGCCGCGGACGGGGCAGCCGGGGCGGCCTTGGCCGGAGCAGCCTTGGCGGTCGCCGGCTTCGCTGCCGGCGCCTTCGCCGCAGCGGGCTTCGCGGCGGTGGCCTTGGCGGCAGCGGGCTTGGCCGTGCTGGCGCGGGGGGCGCGTGGCTTGGCCGGGGCCTTCGGCTTGAGGATGTCCAGTCCGTTGGAGACGGCCGGGGCGGGCTCGGCAACGACCTCAGCGTCATCGACGGAGGCGGCGGCGTCGACGCCGGCGACCGCGACATCAGCGTCATCAGCGTCATCGGCTTCGTCAGTCACTGCCTCGGCGGTGGCGCCGGTCGTCTCGCCGGCGGCCTCGGCCAGCTTGGTCTCCAGCAGGGCGCGCAGCTCCTCGACCAGCGAGGTCACGTCGGCGTCGCCTTCGTTGTGCTGCTGCTCGATGTTCACCAGGATCGCGCGGACCGCATCGACCATGCGCAGCAGCGCGTCAGCGGTGTCAGGCGTCATCTGGAACGCGCCGTCGCGCAGCTTGGCCAGCAGGCTCTCGCCGGCGTGGGTGACGGCCTCGAGGCGGTGGTAGGCGAGGAAGCCGCTGGTTCCCTTGATGGTGTGGAT
Coding sequences within it:
- a CDS encoding two-component system, chemotaxis family, sensor kinase CheA, producing MSSNEDLDLEIVQEFLIESHENLDQLDRDLVSLEQTPDSRELLASIFRTIHTIKGTSGFLAYHRLEAVTHAGESLLAKLRDGAFQMTPDTADALLRMVDAVRAILVNIEQQHNEGDADVTSLVEELRALLETKLAEAAGETTGATAEAVTDEADDADDADVAVAGVDAAASVDDAEVVAEPAPAVSNGLDILKPKAPAKPRAPRASTAKPAAAKATAAKPAAAKAPAAKPATAKAAPAKAAPAAPSAATPAKAAVAKTNPNSAAPAEADGRPGIGDSTIRVDVTLLEQLMRLVGELVLARNQIVQRAGTIEDDELARACHRLNLVAGELQEGVMRTRMQPIDHVWSKLPRVVRDLSAQLGRTVRLEMEGGDTELDRTLLEAVKDPLTHLVRNAIDHGIEDPETRRAAGKDTTGVLTLRAAHEGGQILVEIKDDGKGLDPEVLGRKAVEKGIVTQAQLDAMGPNDILQLVFVPGFSTASAVTNVSGRGVGMDVVRTNIERIGGSIDVDSTVGVGTAWRLRIPLTLAIVPALTVECAGQRFAIPQVNLLELVSLDERSSAGVENMAGAEVYRLRGSLLPLVRLDEALKLKRVADEEVGTLVVAVLEADDRRFGLVVDRVLDTEEIVVKPLSSALKELGLYAGATILGDGAVSLILDVQSLARRRLRTVDSHESAQSQRSRGAGAGSSERQLLVVALGGDRRVAVPLDVVTRLEQFPAESIERVGRRDVVRYRGAIMPLVRLSEHLGSGFNDDRETIPGVVYSAHGRSVALAVGEIVDIVPESSVVHSDVEDIGLIGSAVIRDRVTEMLDVRAAILAADPMFFAEDAASGAAFTGEYFADQQQFSGDNYDLIGAN
- a CDS encoding CheW protein, whose product is MATLLATFHLGDYLCAVPVGEVQEVLMEQTRTPAPGASKYVTGLINLRGQVVTALDLRLRMGVATSVEERPSMNVVVCFHNEVWSLLVDSIGDVIEVEESQFEAPPETLHGALRELITGAYKLDGRLLLVLNVERALDVSAEPAAA